DNA from Plasmodium cynomolgi strain B DNA, chromosome 12, whole genome shotgun sequence:
ACATTCCCCAActcgttttgcattttttgcgtttgcACAGGGgcagaaaagggaagaagccaaattgaagaaacaaatggggcaaaaaaaaaaaaggccaagcATATGGAATACCCCGTCACTACGCTTATGCCAGTTGTTTACAGCTCAGGTTTGGCACGTGCAATCCTGGGCCTGGGCTGGCGGCACGGCAGCTGTGCCTAACTGCTGGCACCCGAAATGCGGCAAGGGGGCGGCAAGATAGCGGCAACACAGGACTGCACAtgtttgcgaaaaaaaaaaaagtaacccCCATtgggaggaaagaaaaaaaaaaaaaaaaaaaaaaaaaaaataataaaataataaaacactCCACGGGGGATGGACGCAAAAAACAATGCAGAGGCAAATCAAACAATTGGAGGAAGAACtcaaaaaaaactccccTTCGCCCAACGGGGAGGGTCTGGTATGCAGTACTACCGATGGGCAGTTGTTCCCCTCCCTCGAAAGGGCCTACACACAAGCACAGAAAAATAACGCAGCTGTGTATGTAGAAGTATACGTGTAGACATGAGAGGCGCATATGTGTAGGAATGGATTGGGTGAAGGGGTCTGGTCCGTCTACCTGCGGTCAGCTAAGCACGCTGCTCCACAGGAGAGACTCTCCCAACCTCTCACTGATCGATTACTCGAAATTTTTGAGCTTTGGAAcgaacttttttatttccctcttgatttccacctttttgtttaatttcaCGTTCACCTTATTCTTGTCGATGTAgatggcgtttttttttgccttttcgagTAGGTTCTTCAGGTCGGGTCCATCTGTGCTGGACTCTACGAAGGGGAGGGGTGCGGTGAAGGAGGTGCAGTGAAGCAGGTGCAGTGAAGGAGGTAAACGTAAAGAGGACGAATGCGCACGCGGAACGCAAGTCGGATGTACACGACATGTTACAGCGGCGCGGCCGAACCACTGGCACCACCATGCGCGTTCCCCTTACGTGATTCCACCTCCGCGGGCGCAGCAGACACCGGCTTGGGAACGGGCTTCTTCAAGATTGCCGAGGGGTCCCCtggatttttcttcaaaagggcaagcattttattcttaattgatgtttttttctccaaatttttttccactttcgTGAGTTCGGGTTCTGCTTTGGGTGGGGCAGCGCCCTGGGGAGCACTTGGAGGAGCGGCCTGGCTGGCACTTGCAGCGGTCTTCGCCGTCAGCTTCTCACTAGGGGTGGCCTTTTTCGCAGCACCAgaatctttttcttcttgctcCTTAGATGCAAGGGGTGTCTTCaggggcatttttttaaacagcTTGTttaagttttcttttttgggtTCTACTTTTATCTTTAGAATTGGTTTTATGGTCTTACTGGCGACGTTGTTGTCCTTCAGGTCACTGTCCTTCAGGTCGctgtccttttttgcagCGTCTGCAGGGTCGCTCTTTGCAGGGGGTGCGGCATCACTTTGTGCTACGCCTACAGGGTCATTTTTTGCTAGGGCCGAGGTGTCGCTTTTTGCAGAGGTTACCGGGTCCGCTTTCTTCGCCAAGTCCTTCTTTCCCAGCAAAGGTAACTTAATTTTAATCATCCCCTCCTTCAACATTGGGGAGCTCTTCTTCAAGCCGACTGGGCCCTTCTCTAACGCGGCTTTTTGTCCTTCCGTTTGGCCTTCCGCTTGCCCTACCTTTTGCCCTGCCGTTTTTCCTTCCGTTTGCCCTACCTTTTGCTCTCCCTGTggctccccatttttcgccTCGGGGACACTAGCTCCCTTACTGCTCGAGAGAGGTAGACCTTTCTTCAAAGGACCTCCCAGCTTGCTAGCACTCCCCTTAACGGGGGTCGTGGAGCCACTGCTGGCATCCTCCCCAGTCCCCCCGGATGTGTCATTCTTCGACTCGAACTGTTTCGCTAGATTTCTGATTCGACTCTGAATTAGGGAAATGGTGCcgcttttttctccctcctgaGTAGGCTGACTCCCAACCGGGGTGACACTTTTGTTGCCACTGTCTGCATGCTTGCTACTGTCTCCATTCTTGCGATTGACACTAAATCCTTTGGAGGCTCCCTTCTGGGGAGTGCTTCCCTTCACATCGGTGTTAGACTTGTTGGCGTCCGTCGAGGAGGCTGCGGGAGGGGTGGTGAAAATGGGGGGGGTGAATTGGTGCGGGTTGGGAACGGTTCACGTTTCATCGCACCCTTGCAGGGGCTCACTTGCAGCAATGCATAGGTAGGGGGGGTGGCTCACCCGGGTCGACATTCTTCGAAGTATATGGCTTGAAGTTGACCTTATTTCCCCTCTTAACGAGGCTCGCCCCCTTCCCTGTGTTGTTAGCGGAGAGCGGCTGCGCAAGAGGCTGTCCCGGCGGCTTCACAGGCGACTGTCCCTGCGGCTTCACTTGCGACTGCACATGCGGCTGTCCCGGCGGCTTCACACCCATCTGCGATGGCTGATCCCTCTCCTCGATAGACTTGCTCAGGAGGGCACTCTTCTGAAAGGTCACTTTGACGTTGCTCTCCACCTTCCGATCGTCCCCGGAGGGAGCGACGCTTGGGTTGCTCTCTCCATATGGAGCACCCAACGTCGACTGCTGCCTCGCCTTGTTAAAAATCTCAGCGGGGAGGAGTGAATTCTGAGGACAAGCAAACACAGAGACATGCATTTTCCCTATTATCTCCGGCTTCGCATTTGCAACTCTTGAGTAAATGTCCCACGACGCATCTCTCATTAGGGTTTTCTCACTAATGAAGGAACACCTAGCAGATCCAACCAGTGTTTTCCCATTGACGTCGTGTACATCTATCATAAAACTGGGGATATCTCCTGCGTTTTTTTGTGGCAGTGAAGTTAAATTAATTGTATAATCgatgttaaaaatatatttgcccCCATTGGCACGTCCATTCATATCCCTTGGTTTGGTCACTCTACTCGTGTTCTGAATTGCAGAGGTACTCGTCTCACTGTCGTATCGAACGACGCAAATAATTCTtgcattttccttcttgtaGCTAATTTCTAGGAAACCAATTTTGATACAAAACCCTTGTAAATCCTGAGGGATAAGATGGCTGAAATTTGGCTTGTTCATATCATACTCGTTTCGTCGTAcctgtttgttttgttcatCTTCGACGTACTTGGAGAATAGCGTATCATCAGCATAGTTCTCCTTGGAGCTCTCCTTGTTGAAGGAGGTTCCACTTCCGCTTTGCCTCATCGGGTCGGAGAAGcttcccccaaatggagCACCAAGATGACTGCTCCTTTGATGAGAATCGGTCAGGACAACATCATTGTGAGGGGCATACCTCGAAGGGGGTAGCCAACCGTCCCCTTCAGATGGCACCACTGGAGGGATAGGCGGAATGGGAGGACTCTGAAATTTTCCATCTTTTAGTAACCCAATAGATCCATAATATAACACTCCGTAAAGAGAATTAATGCGAGGGTCAAGCGTTCTACATGGGTAAATATAATCCAGTAAAGTCTTCATGGTGTTTCTCCTACTGTTCGTGTTCATCCCGTAGGCATTAACCTCCGCCGCTACTTGTGTGCAAACACCAGAAAAGGACTGTACCAGGGTGTCTAACTGTATGTATAAGAGGTCAATACGTCTAACTGTATCTATCAAGGAACTCTGATTTTCTTTAATGTTatgcaatttattttctaacTTATCCGTGTagagtttgtttttttctaatgtCGTGTAAGTCTGGTTGAGCTCTTCATGcaagtaataattttttttttcacaatcgGTTCTTTTatctttctccattttgtacaacTTGAAATAGAacctaattttattttctagtTCTTCTAATATGTGTTCAATAATTTCTGGTTCTGGTCGAGACCTTTCATGAAGTGTGTCCTTCGTTAGGCTGTACTTGTTTTGATGCACCTTCTCCAAATTGTTCAACGCATCAGTCCATACCTTCCCCTcggtgctcctttttttctttctcattTGTTCGGTTGGGTGgaaggtgtttttttttagcggTGCGTCTCCCTCGATGTTACAGGTGGAGCTCTATCGGTGCGTCTCCCTCGATGTTATAGGTGCAGCTCTATCGGTGCGTCTCCCTCGATGTTATAGGTGCATCTCTATCGGTGCGTCTCCCTTTATGTTATAGGTGCATCTCTGTCGGTGCCTTTTTTATACCTAGTGACGTCTGCTCTCCTCGCTGGTAAACACTGTCATGTGCAAAACAATTCACGTGAGGCAGGTAACAAAGTTttagtggagaaaaaaaaagaggagacaATTTTAAAAGGCGATGCAGTTTAAAAACAATaagtaatttaaaaaaaaaaagacaaaatggggtaagTACAAATGCGCGCGCGCTGGGTGTCACAAGGTTGGGGGGATTAGCTGGTGGGTACAGTTGGACAGCGGCATTAAAGCGgcattaaaaagggagatTAAAAGTGGCCATTAAAGTGGGCGATTAAAACGGTGTTAAAACGGGTGCTGGCGTGGCCGCTGACATGACAGCTTGAGCGGCCTTTCAAAGCAGACGTCGAGCTCGCCAAAGGGCGCGTCTCTTTAAAAGCGTCTGATACGAAACAGTGCGTAAAAATGGAGGGGAGCATCGATTAATTAGCGCAATAAGAGATGGGGGGACACTCTGCGCGCGCGTACATGTGTAcaggtacatatatgtgtatatattcaCGTACGCACAAGTGTGCGATGTAGACAATGCGCGAATCTTGAAGGCGGTTCAAGGACGCCTGAATTCGcgcgaaaataatttgtgaacAAACGCAACGGCGTTCGGCAAGTCGCGCTGCGAATTCGTGTTTGGAAAAGTTTTCCAAAAACGAGtttgctatattttaatacatttttttttttttttttttggcacaatttattctttatttttattttttaaggtttatttttaatttttacatttttccgcttttacatgggaaaaaattcacttcGTGTTTAATTCTCTattgtgcgttttttttccaacgtgTGAAGTGGATGCAGGAGTTGAATGCCGTTGCCTCGTCCGTCCGCCGGCAGAACGACTCTGCCAGTCGGCGTCTTTTCCCTGCGGaaaccgtttttttttttttttgcgcggcCAGCTTTGTGTTTATGCAGCCATTTTATCGATCTGCTTCTGTTCACTTTCGCGGTTTATGTGACCATTTTACCACTCTTGCTTGTCTTCACTTTCGCGTTTTATGCGGCCATCGGCATCTCCCATGCgagctgcttcttccctgcacacgcacacaaatgcacacacaaaattgccctttttttttttttttttctagccaccttgttcaggtaatttttttttacaaaatcgcACAAACGTTTTAATtacccattttggctagttccTTCGTGAAAAGATTATGAATGTTCAGgtgaaaaattgaacacTGCTCATATTTGTCTTCGTTTTTATGGTAGAATTAATTTGAGGTTATTTGTTGAAAGCGCGAGTTGGCAAAATGGTTGGGCGGACACACGAACATTACGTTCGTGGTGTCTCTTCAGACACAAGGGCAAAGTGGCAAGTGGCAACTGGCAACTCGCGCGAGTAAACTTTTACAAAAGTGCGTACATACCCATGGCCGCATGCGTCGCCACGAAGTAACCAAAGACACCCCAGAAGGTGGCGGCAAAGGCCAAATCAGGTCTGCCCAGCACATCGGACATGAGCGCAGCAGTACTGGGCCCCCCGACATTTGCATTGATGGCTAGCAAAACTTCGTCTACATGTAAAACCAGGCGAGACCACTTGGTAACCACGTTAAACatgtacgaaaaaaaaaaaacacaaattaaATGAGTCGCTAGTAGACATACCACTAACATGGTCAGCGGCTTTACAATGCTACACAAAACGCTCACATCAATGGACATCCCCGAAAGGGACAAATAGTAAACTGTTAAAAGGTGCAAAACGGTTGAGTAGTACTCTGTGGCCCtgaaataaatatgtgtgaCAAAAACTGCTGCTCTCTTTGTGCGTCTCGTTATCCGATTGGCCATAAGGTGTGCAATGCAATCCAGGCAGAATAGGTAGCCAAAGGTAAGCGCAAATAAAATGTACGTTTTGAATTTGTCAGCCGGGATATAGGAAGTGACAAACTGATAGATGAACTCGTAGTCGCTCAGTACTTTCGTGCTCAGTCCTATTATGAGCACCACGGATAGGCAGTCACATAGGCATTTGCACAGCAGTGGGGGTAAGGAGTACACCTGGTGGTGCTTTACCTGATGGTGCTTTACCTGGTGGTGCTTTACCTGATGGTGCTTTACCTGGTGGTGCTTTACCTGGTGGTGCTCTACCTGATGGCGCTCTACCTGGTGGTCCTCCCCTAGGGGTAACGGCCAGTCCTCATCATTTACGAACGACCCGTATGATGCATACCGTGCTGAATCACACAGGAGGTGTGTTATTTCTTCTCTGTCCTTCACTTCCCCCTGTTCATCAGATAGCTTCACtacatttccattttgcttcgAGATGCATTCACTGGTGTTCAGTGACAGCGGTTCCTCCccgaggagagaaaaaaaaaaaacgccaacATGTTTCCATAAGGGCAAAGTGATAAGAAGCAGATTGGTAAATAAATCGTCTAATATGAACATGCTGTTTCTTTCCAAAGTGTCCACCGCTAACAGGTCAGCGACCTCCACAAAATTTATGTAGCCCCCGATGTATGTAGCAACGAAGCAGCTGGTGTTTTTCCTCAAACGTTCTTCACTCCCCTTTGtgtcattttgcaaaaggaaCCTTTTCGTTAAGTGGTAAGAAGTGACTCCTCCGATGAGTGTCCCAACAGCGCCGAACATAAAAGCGATGCCAAAGGGCGCAACCCTACTGCTGCGAATTAGTAAATTGtacaaggatttttttttctttccttcctcctctgtGCAAGCAGTTTCACCTTCCTCAACTTCACGCCCCTCACACGcaattgccttttttttcatacacgAAAAAGTCATCATAAGGGATATGCATAACGAGTAAGACAGTACCCGTTGCACAACCCAGTCTACGTACTTTCTGTCGTCGATTTTTATTTCGAGAATTCCATTGAGCATTATGCCCAGAAGGAAGCTGAACAAATGCACATTTGGGAAgcccttccattttttgctaaacTGAAGTGGCAAAAACAGCAAGCAAATCGCGAAGGGGGCAATGCGTGCGTAGTTCCTCACCCGTTCAATCATCAGATGGTGTTACGAGCGGTGCAGTGTTTCGCTTAATCGTTTTTCAGTTTTGTTGTGTTGTGTTGGTGTTGTGTTATGTTGgtgttgtgtttttttttgtttttttttccaaacggGGGTAGATAAACTTGGCATGTACATCCGTTCGCATTTAACTATTCATGTAGTGTATcgatcccttttttttagttcgCATGCTGCTTCTCTTTTAATCGCATCACGTGACACCCATGGGGTTGCCACTCAGCGGCGGTTATGCGTTTACCATTTTTGTGGCGACTCATGTGAGCGTTGCCAACGTTATTGGACCTTTCAATTTgtgaacaaatggaaaaaaaaaaaaaaaaaggactaaTTTTtgatcaattttgttaacttcctttgttgtatttttttccccccttgtaGCAAAGTTCGAAATGGGGATGTAGAGGAAGACCTCGTTGAGGCGGTGGCACCAAGGGGCGCAAGGACACTGCCGTAACTCACCAGGGgttgtatatacatattccTATGTACGCTACTCGTGGTGgtggtgtgtgtgtgccctttctttttatgtgcaACCGCGCTTGAGTATTCTGGCTGCTCGCCACACACGTGCGTATGcccacattttttcaaaaacaagaaaaagcgTAGACGACCTTACAAACGctgcttttttcaaatgcGTCTTTATGTTTGCAAAAACTGGGCAGACGTGTCACAAATCCCATTGTAGTGCAAAAATACGTAGCTAgctggttaaaaaaaaaaaaaaaaaaaaaatatgaactgttcaggcaaaagTGAGCAATAAGGAagattttccaaaagggaCATATCATGGTGTTGACACATTTGCCATCCTTTTGGGGTTAGAGAGATggacaaaaagggggttaCTTCCCCCTGTTGGGAATTGCCTCATTTATGTTGCACGGGGGAAACAACGCATGGGAGGCCAACATACACATAGGaagtgtacatatacatgttcTCAcgcatgtatgcatgtgccAACTGCGAAATGGCACCCTCCCCACCACCACCAAGCGGCAAACCGAACGATCAGTTAAGTAACAGTACAGCTGGACATACAGCAATGGAGCACGGCGACATGCTTCATCTACCCCGTGCACATATAACCTGGGGGGGATGATCTGTCGAAAATTTCACTACTCCTTcgcggaagaaaaaattggcgaTAAAGTCACAAGTAGCAGCCGCACATGGCATACACATTAAATCGGAGGGAAAATATTGACTTCCCCCAAGTTGGTATCCCCCATTTCGAAGCAATTTTGAAGTGGCTCCTCACGCTTGAAACACTTCCGGGCAGTTAACTGCGCGTTTATTTGGCGATTCTGCACGCCTCATCCCACCCGTTAGTgccattattatttttttttttctcaattgtGCACGGCGTATGGActgtatttttaaagaaatttttttcaatgggGTAAAGCAATAGCACAGCATGTACAAAGTTACGTTAGGAAATCTCCACAAACGTAGCCGAGCGAAGAAGCAGCCCGAACGCCTGCCAGGGTTAAACGATTGTATGCTGCGTATGTGCTGCGCATGTGCTGCGCGTAGCAATGGGCGCTTGTGGGGATATATACTGTCGTGCAGGtgttccccccctccccaagGTCACACCGTCATACCCTCGTATGTGTACGCTGCTACGCGGCTTTATCGCTTTACAGCTTCACGCCTTTTCCCACTTCGTACCATCGTGCTTGCGGCCCTTGTGCTGCTCACgcaaaagaataaataattgaaCAGATGGACGGAGAAGGCGAGGGTGACGTCCAAGTCGAAATTGCGAGAGCGCCAGCCCTGTTCAAATTAGCAAACTACTTAAAAGGAAAccaatttttaatatctttgagcaaaaaatgaatggcCGAATGGTTAGTTCGCTTGCCAGTTGTACATTAACCTATCGTACTTTCCAAAACGTGCGaatttgatatttttccttcagcCAAAGGGTGAGGAAGCGGAAGAAANNNNNNNNNNNNNNNNNNNNNNNNNNNNNNNNNNNNNNNNNNNNNNNNNNNNNNNNNNNNNNNNNNNNNNNNNNNNNNNNNNNNNNNNNNATCGattttaccccctttttttttttcgtttttttttttttttttctgcgtgtgaggggaaaaatatccAATCTGTGTTGTGGAAAATGCCGTATGTGGACAAAACGGAGGAGTTCTTCAAAGCGGTTGAACGGCTGAGCAATGACAACTTCGACTTTAGGAAGGATAGGAATGTTGGTCAAGACACTGAGGTGAATGAGCTGGCGTCGAAAATCACGGACCTGCTGCACAGAGGCAACCAAAAGTTGCAGCAGTTGGAGCGATGTAAGTGCTTATGAGGGCGTGAACGAAATGAGCTGAGGTGGCAACGGAGCAGCACTAACTGATTAGCCACAACGGAGTAGTAGTAACCGCCCCGTGGCCGCAGAACTGCACCAGCTGGATGGGCTGACACCAACTGCATGCAGCCGTGGGAAGTGCCCCCCGTGTTTGTTAACTCAGACGTTGTTTTACGCGTATGTGGTTGTGCAGAAGGGGGTGTCCCCATTGGTGCGCTTCCTCATGCGGAGATTCCCCTTCTGTCGAGGTTCACCCTTCATGGAGCTCCTCCCTTCATGGAGCTCCTccctttccttccccccctccaagGTGTCCGACAGAAGGGAATTTTCAACGACAAGACTTCCCAAATAGAAGAGCTAACTTACGAAGTTAAGCAAACCATCACAGACGCTACCAACGATGTAGATGCACTAGTGCAGTATGTTTGTAACCTGAATATTAGCAACCCGCAGGGGAGGACGCACCTGGACAACGTTATTTTCTCCCTAAAGAATCGCCTTTTTGAGTTTACGAAGAAATTTAAGGATGTGCTGCACATTCGGAGCGAGGTAGGGGGGGCGGCAGGCTTGTCGTTACGTTTGTCGTTACGTTTGTCGTTACGTTTGTTGGGCCTTTCGGTGCTGCGCTGTGGTGGTCAGTGGAGCTCTTCCCTGCGAAAGTGTCAGCTCGGTGGATGATGCGTGGGCCCATGCGTTGTGACAGCATCCGTTTTTTGCTCCCGAAGTGAAGCGCCCTCATTTGCTCCCCAAGCGAACCGCCCTCATTTGCTATACACCCCTTTTCCGCCCTCCCCCTTAgcacataaaaaagcaaGTGAATCGCAGAAACATGTACTCCTACACGACGACCGAGTCGACATTCAGCAATGACAACTACAAATTCACGCCCCTTCGGGATATCGACATTGAGGGGTactgtacacacatatgggTGCGTGTGCTGTCACGTGTAGCTGTCCACGTGCATGcgtgtattttttatttttttttttatatttattatttttttttttatatttattatttttttattttatttttttttttttttcccccccagtGGGCAGCAGCAGACCCTGAAGATGCCTGAAAGGACGTCCTATTTGCACTCCAGGGCGGACGCAATGGAAAACATACAAAAGGTAATCGGGGACCTAGCGCAGATGTTCCAAAAGGTCGCAACAATGGTGACTCAGCAGGATGAAATGATTCGGCGGATCGACGAGGACATTGACACTTCCCTTTACAACACGAGGGAGGGGCAGAACTACCTCCTATCGTACTTCAACCGGCTGACATCCACGCGGACACTGATACTACAGGTGGGTCTTTGCATGCACAGGGGGGAGCGGCAGGTGTGTAGCTCCCTCCGCATTGCCACTCCGACGTAGCTCCCTGCGCACTGCCACTGCGATGTAGCTCCCTGCGCAATGCCACTCCAACGTAGCTTTCTCCGCATTGCTCTCCCACCTGCGCCTAATTCCTCCCCTTACAGATTTTCGCCTGCATATTCATCAtgatagttttttttgtgctgtTCACGTGAGCAGTCTCTGCATCTAGACAGCGCAAGGAAGTCCATCCATgtcgtttttatttattccccCGTTGCGACCCCGTTGCGACCCCTTTGATGGAAGGAACATTCAAGGCCCCAACGCAGCGATGCCCCCAAGTAGGAATGTCCCAACGCAACGATGCCCCCAAGTAGGAATGTCCCAACGCAACGATGCCCCTACGTAACGATGCCGCACCACAAACGGGGTGAAGTTACGAGTAACAGTGTTCCttaatttattgtttttaaatttgtagTAGCAGTCATCAATTTGGTTAGCCAATTCGCACGGATTGTaccactctttttttttttttttttgtgtatgtcGTTTTTGCGCCCATATATGTGCACTCCCATTTGACATTCTCTCATAAGCGCATGTCATTTATTAAATGCCTCCCCCACTCCCACACGTGTGCTTACacgtttgcaaaaaaatggaagcatCCGCAGAATTAATGTGTTTCTTGCATGTGCATTTATGTCACTATGAAGAACTGGGGGGCGGGCGCCCTTCCTTATTGAAGAAGCCACACATGTTGCACGTAACTTGTGTGCGTCGCCCCCCCTTTGATTTAAACTTTAGGCAGCCTTTGCATTTGCTTTTGCGTTTGCATTTGCGTGCGCCCAGGCCTacgttttgattttttttttttttttgtccattttgtttatcttAAGTTTATTTCGTCTTAGCAAGCATGCGTAAGTCAAGTCTCCTTCTCTCCCCTCCTTTACAAATCCTTTTGCGCACCCTTTTGTGTGCAAATATAGATTGCGCGTACCAAGAGCGGCGATCTTATTTACACACAGCCCTGGGGGACTCCTCCAAGTTGTTTACTTAATTTACGAAAAcattcccccccttctcaattaaaattgtatgaaaTTAATTTGGTTTTGTCCGCTTGGCGcgagcagcagcagcggtgaagtggtgtGCGCGGTAGTAGCATTGCATCCATTTCTGTAAAATCACCTGAACGGTACATACCTTTGTGAACATTTCTGTAAAATCACCTGAACGGTTCATAACattatgcactttttttctacaccGTTGCGCGAAGCGAACGCCACGGCGATATCCACATTCGCACCACAGCGGCCAACAACCGTCCAACAACCGTCCAACCTTTAAATCTACAGTGGTGTAAATTCAATACGAAATAACCGCACGAGCGCTTTTCAAAAGTTTAATGTCATAAAATGTGTTTAATTATTTGTGCATGTAGtatcattaaaaagggggaaatatgCACGCAGCGTGTGGGAtgatgtgcaaaaaaaaaaaaaaaaaaagcttgaCGCACACAGAGTGCACACTGAGCAAACAAGCAATCTCGTTCGTTGGGCCTCTACTGTGTAAAAAGTTAGCGGTGGGAGTTTCTcgcgagaaaaaaacgttcagCAAAAACCTCTTAAACAATCGCAGACGCAGCGGAAGATAACTTGGGCCACAACTCCGCGCATTCCCTTGCAACGGGTCCTGTTATTGCTGATCCCTTCATTTCTCCTTTGGGGTTAACGATAACACCGGCGTTGTCTTCGAAGTAAATGAAGTACCCTTCGTGTCTTCTCCAGGCCTTCGACTGACGAGTGATTATTGCGTTTAGCACCTTTTTCCTCAGATCGggttttcccttcttcacGGTGGCTAGCACCATGTCACCAAGT
Protein-coding regions in this window:
- a CDS encoding hypothetical protein (putative); its protein translation is MIERVRNYARIAPFAICLLFLPLQFSKKWKGFPNVHLFSFLLGIMLNGILEIKIDDRKYVDWVVQRVLSYSLCISLMMTFSCMKKKAIACEGREVEEGETACTEEEGKKKKSLYNLLIRSSRVAPFGIAFMFGAVGTLIGGVTSYHLTKRFLLQNDTKGSEERLRKNTSCFVATYIGGYINFVEVADLLAVDTLERNSMFILDDLFTNLLLITLPLWKHEPLSLNTSECISKQNGNVVKLSDEQGEVKDREEITHLLCDSARYASYGSFVNDEDWPLPLGEDHQVERHQVEHHQVKHHQVKHHQVKHHQVKHHQVKHHQVYSLPPLLCKCLCDCLSVVLIIGLSTKVLSDYEFIYQFVTSYIPADKFKTYILFALTFGYLFCLDCIAHLMANRITRRTKRAAVFVTHIYFRATEYYSTVLHLLTVYYLSLSGMSIDVSVLCSIVKPLTMLVVCLLATHLICVFFFSYMFNVVTKWSRLVLHVDEVLLAINANVGGPSTAALMSDVLGRPDLAFAATFWGVFGYFVATHAAMGMYALL
- a CDS encoding syntaxin 5 (putative), with translation MPYVDKTEEFFKAVERLSNDNFDFRKDRNVGQDTEVNELASKITDLLHRGNQKLQQLERCVRQKGIFNDKTSQIEELTYEVKQTITDATNDVDALVQYVCNLNISNPQGRTHLDNVIFSLKNRLFEFTKKFKDVLHIRSEHIKKQVNRRNMYSYTTTESTFSNDNYKFTPLRDIDIEGGQQQTLKMPERTSYLHSRADAMENIQKVIGDLAQMFQKVATMVTQQDEMIRRIDEDIDTSLYNTREGQNYLLSYFNRLTSTRTLILQIFACIFIMIVFFVLFT
- a CDS encoding 60S ribosomal protein L23 (putative), producing the protein MKRGRAGTLKNKMRITLSLPVGALINCCDNSGGKNLYIIAVQGFGSCLNRLPAASLGDMVLATVKKGKPDLRKKVLNAIITRQSKAWRRHEGYFIYFEDNAGVIVNPKGEMKGSAITGPVARECAELWPKLSSAASAIV
- a CDS encoding hypothetical protein (putative), producing MRKKKRSTEGKVWTDALNNLEKVHQNKYSLTKDTLHERSRPEPEIIEHILEELENKIRFYFKLYKMEKDKRTDCEKKNYYLHEELNQTYTTLEKNKLYTDKLENKLHNIKENQSSLIDTVRRIDLLYIQLDTLVQSFSGVCTQVAAEVNAYGMNTNSRRNTMKTLLDYIYPCRTLDPRINSLYGVLYYGSIGLLKDGKFQSPPIPPIPPVVPSEGDGWLPPSRYAPHNDVVLTDSHQRSSHLGAPFGGSFSDPMRQSGSGTSFNKESSKENYADDTLFSKYVEDEQNKQVRRNEYDMNKPNFSHLIPQDLQGFCIKIGFLEISYKKENARIICVVRYDSETSTSAIQNTSRVTKPRDMNGRANGGKYIFNIDYTINLTSLPQKNAGDIPSFMIDVHDVNGKTLVGSARCSFISEKTLMRDASWDIYSRVANAKPEIIGKMHVSVFACPQNSLLPAEIFNKARQQSTLGAPYGESNPSVAPSGDDRKVESNVKVTFQKSALLSKSIEERDQPSQMGVKPPGQPHVQSQVKPQGQSPVKPPGQPLAQPLSANNTGKGASLVKRGNKVNFKPYTSKNVDPASSTDANKSNTDVKGSTPQKGASKGFSVNRKNGDSSKHADSGNKSVTPVGSQPTQEGEKSGTISLIQSRIRNLAKQFESKNDTSGGTGEDASSGSTTPVKGSASKLGGPLKKGLPLSSSKGASVPEAKNGEPQGEQKVGQTEGKTAGQKVGQAEGQTEGQKAALEKGPVGLKKSSPMLKEGMIKIKLPLLGKKDLAKKADPVTSAKSDTSALAKNDPVGVAQSDAAPPAKSDPADAAKKDSDLKDSDLKDNNVASKTIKPILKIKVEPKKENLNKLFKKMPLKTPLASKEQEEKDSGAAKKATPSEKLTAKTAASASQAAPPSAPQGAAPPKAEPELTKVEKNLEKKTSIKNKMLALLKKNPGDPSAILKKPVPKPVSAAPAEVESQSSTDGPDLKNLLEKAKKNAIYIDKNKVNVKLNKKVEIKREIKKFVPKLKNFDPVLPLSCRPLAAFRVPAVRHSCRAASPGPGLHVPNLSCKQLA